CACGGAATCCACGGTTTCGGCCTCGGCGTTCAGCAGGCGAATCGTCTCGCCCTGATTGCTGAGTTGTCCTGTGTACGGACCCAAAAGATCGCTTTCGCGAAGCGAGTACACGGCCACCGCGGCCAGGCGCGTCCTATCTTTGGCGACAACCAGGAATTGTCCGGGCTGAACGATCGAGAAGGGCGGGAAGGTAAACTCGATTCCACCCGCCAGTTTCCAGCCCGCCAGCGAGATCGGGTTCGCTCCCGGATTGTGCAACTCGACAAACTCATGCACCTCCTCGTAGAGATCCATCACGGGGGTTCCATCCGGGTTGAAGGCCGGCTCCTCCACCGGATGATACATGATCTCGCTGATGAAGACCTGGGCGCGACCAGCATTCGAGAGCGCAATCGCGACAGCGAATGCCAGGCTGGTTGCGACTAGCCGGGCTGCGGACACTTACTTGCCTTCCCGCGTGTAAGCGTCGGCGGAGGGCTTTTGGCCGTCGTGGGCCTTGTCGAAATTCGCCGCGATCGTCCAGACGTTGTCCTCCAGCATATAGATGATATCGCGGTCGTCATCGACCGGGTCCAGTTGATCCGCGGACGTGCCGCCTTTGATGTTGAAGAATTTAATCGCGCTGAACGGGCCCAGCTTGGAGAGCTTGATGTCGCCTTCGGCATAGAGGTGGGTCTGCTTGTCTGCGCCGACGAGCCGGAACTTGAACTTGTCCTTCTTGATTTCCAGGACCTGGGTGAAGGTCAGCCCCTCACTGTTCGTTTTCTTGACGGACCATTTGCCCTCCAGTTTGCTCAGGTCGTCGGAGCGGAGGGAGAACGTGCCGCAGGCAACGAAAGCAGCCAGAATCAAAGCGCGCGAAATATGTTTCATAGTGCCGGGACTCTTGGTGTTTTCACGGCTCGATTCAAGTGCAAAGTCAGAACGTCGGAACGGAAGGTAACCTTCAGTTAAGGGTCTGTGCAAAAATAAATTCCGGTTTTGCTGGAGGCGATTTCACTTTCTGGCGAGGCACGACGAAGGAGCATAGCCAGGGCTCTGCGACTGAGGAGAAACGAAGCCAGAAAGCGAAATCGCCCCAGCCCTCCGGGGCGGGGCGGCGCCTGGCCGGCTGCGGCATTGCTCGTCGGTCACAGCCCCAAAACGGGGATGCTCCCTCCTCGCGCCTTGCATCCGGCCAGGCGGGGCTCCCGCCAAAACCGGAAGTTATTTTTGCATTCGTCTTGCAGCGGAATGTTCGACACAGCCACTGGAGTTCACCAAGATCATGTTTCGTCACGACACAGCCATGCTCCTGGCGATTTTGGCGCTCAACAATCGCCAGACCGAGGCTGATCACTTTGCCACCGAAGCGCTGAAGGAATGGGATGATCCACAGTTCCGGAAGGAACTGGACGAAGCCCGGAACGGTCAAGTGCCGCCCCCACCGCGCGATCCTGACTGATGATCAAAACCAAGTTGGTCTAACGCGGCGCGCCGGGCTGTGGGAGACTTTGCCCGGTGGCGCGATCCAGCCGCGCGCGCGTGACCGCATAATCGCGTAGGGCTTGAATGCGCGTCGCCCGGACCTCTGTTAGGGCGGTCTGCGCATTCAGCAGGTCGAGTTGCGTGCCGGTTCCGGCTTCGCTCCGCACCGTGGCCAGGCGCAACGCTTCTTCCGCTTGCTCCTGAACTTTCTTCTGCGATTCGAGCACTTCTTTGGCCTCCAAGAAATTCGAGTAAGCCGTGCGCACTTCGAGTTCGATGCGGCGCGTGGCGTCGTCCAGGTCAACCCGGGCGCGCTCGTGGAGCGCCGTAGCTTGCTGGACTTTGCCCTTGGTGAGGAAGCCATCGAAAAGCTCCCAGTTCAGTTGGACTCCGGCCGTCCATCCGGAGACCTCCTTGAAAAAATCATCGCCAAAACTCGAATTGCGAGCGCCGTACCCGCCAAAGAGCCCGATCGTGGGTTTGCGGACGCTCCTCGCCGTCATGATATTCTCTTTGCGGAGGCGCTCGGCCTTCTGCAGGGCGCCCAGTTCCGGACGTCGTTGCAGGGCCTGCGCGATGGCGGATGGCAAATCGGCCTCATAAGGCCCGGTCTCGAGCGAGTCGGTGAGCGTCATCGGGAGGTCCTCCCAGATCTCGGCCGGCACGCGGAAGCCGAGCAGATTCACGAGATTGTTCTTGGCGATGCGGTGGACGTTCCTGGCGCGGATGAGCCTGGGTTTGGCATTCGCGACTTCGACTTCGGCTCGGAGGACGTTGAAGCGCGGCACGGTCCCGGCGTCAAACCGGCGCGTGGCGTCTTCCAATTCCTTCCGGAGCAAAGCCAGGGACGCCTCTTGCACGACGATCTGCTGCGCCGCGAGCAGGATATCGTAGTAGGCCACGCGCACTTCGAGCAGGGTGTCCGCAACGACTCCCTGGTATTGCAGCAGCGCCTGTTCTTTGGTCAGCCGGGCGGTCCGAAGCGCCGAGCGAATGCGGCCGCCTTCGTAAATCGTTTGCTCGATGCGAATGACGCCACTCCATCGGTGGGCGCCTGGATTGATCGCGTCCGGCGGGAGTCCAGGCGCGGCGAAGGGGAATTTTTCCACGGCATCATCGAAGACGTAGCCGCTCGTGCCGCGAACCTTGGGAATAGCGACAGCGCGCGTCTGAACCACCACACCGTGGGCCGCCTCGAGGTCCGTTTTGCCTTTGAGAATCGCGCTGTTTTGTCGAAGGGCCAGATTCAGCGCGTCCTCCATCGCCAAAGGCCGCGACAGCCAAGTCGAGACGTCGGCCGTGTTCGTGGCAGCAATGGACGACACCTCCGAGCCCCTGGAGA
This Verrucomicrobiota bacterium DNA region includes the following protein-coding sequences:
- a CDS encoding TolC family protein produces the protein MPAVDARLRWTAAAENYRRTRKPKRTYRNGDQAGCTANFMKTSSVIWQAVLIFEVAGTLISRGSEVSSIAATNTADVSTWLSRPLAMEDALNLALRQNSAILKGKTDLEAAHGVVVQTRAVAIPKVRGTSGYVFDDAVEKFPFAAPGLPPDAINPGAHRWSGVIRIEQTIYEGGRIRSALRTARLTKEQALLQYQGVVADTLLEVRVAYYDILLAAQQIVVQEASLALLRKELEDATRRFDAGTVPRFNVLRAEVEVANAKPRLIRARNVHRIAKNNLVNLLGFRVPAEIWEDLPMTLTDSLETGPYEADLPSAIAQALQRRPELGALQKAERLRKENIMTARSVRKPTIGLFGGYGARNSSFGDDFFKEVSGWTAGVQLNWELFDGFLTKGKVQQATALHERARVDLDDATRRIELEVRTAYSNFLEAKEVLESQKKVQEQAEEALRLATVRSEAGTGTQLDLLNAQTALTEVRATRIQALRDYAVTRARLDRATGQSLPQPGAPR